ACTGAAATATTATGTTCGTTTCACTCTGTTCTTCCGACAAACGGCGGCAAAGTAAATTCAAAGTTAAGCATGCTTCACGTTTGACAAGGAGATCTGTATCATCGAGAAATGTCAAAAGCAGCGGCAAAATAATCCTCCAGTTGTCTTTGATATTAAAATGATGAATGAGCACATTCAAATATCCAATACTGGCGACGTACATTTCCTTAAATTCGGACATTTTGTCCAAAGTCTGAGTGTAACTTGCTCCAATGAGCTTTTCGttaattttgatttgtgATGTTTTACGGTATCCTGAAGGAGTTGTGCTAGTCGATAAATTACGTTTCTTCATCTCTGTCAGTACAGTATGCAGTTCAGATACAATTGTGTCATGCAATAATACGTCGCCTTCGTACTTGTCAATAAAATCTCTCGCAATGTCCCGGCTTTTCGACGACGCCCACGGTGCCAACGATTCATCACTAAAATAAAACTTAGAAGCAGTTTTGATCATGCCACGAGGTTCTTCATGTTTAGAGCACTCTGCTAGTAAATCTTCACACTTTGATACAACAAGCTCCTGTTTCTTCCAATCCTCTAAACTGGCATCATCCTTCCACCATTTCCAGTCTCTACGCAAGACTTCATCCATAGTATCCTAGCAATGTCCTCAGGTTTCGTGTGTACgggaaaaggagaaggcGCTTTGGATAACTGGAATATCTAATGGAATTTCATGTTGAAGGCTCTCGCTTACAAGGTTAAAAAGGTATCactattttcaattgtGCCCAATTGGTAATCCTGTGCGCAGTTTCACCAGCAAAATTAGAGAATCTCGTTAACAGGTGTACATGGGTATACTTCTCTGCCACATTGAGTTTCTTATTGGAAAAGTAGTGATCTACCCCTACCTTTCAAAGAATAACATATCCATTCTGCCCTAATGTATTCTCTTGTTAGATAGCTCGTAGCAGTCTGTGAGAGCATGTTTATTGAATATCCAATCCGcactctttttttttttcatggatttcttttgaagcaaaaaagaaatttgcAGACACTCTAAGGTAGACTACCATCCtttccaaaaattcaacacTACCTAAACTATCCACGGTTGAAGCAGGCACATAATGAAACGAGTGCGCTCCCAATGTTTTGACGAAGAAGCTTCAGTAGGGTCGAAATTTGCcaaactgaaaaatacaGTGGTTGGTGCCTTCAAAAGACAGTTATCTGGTGTTTTAAGAAAACATCGTTTAAACACGCAGAAGAATGGCGATATttatattgatgaaaatggtgCTTCTACTCCGATGACAAGAAGCAGAAACTCGTCATTTCAAAGAAGTACTAATTCACCGATCACGGCGAGACAATTACAAGAATACTATAATTCCTTAAGATTACAAAATGAGCAACTGTTTGAGAACCTGAACAGCAATGACCAGGATCACAAAACCAACGGCAACAGCGACTCAAATAACAATTTGAAGAGCACAGAGCTAAATAGAGTCGGCtcagaaaaaacaaaggaaaacacGGCCCCGCTCAATGATAAGAATGAAATTGTACTAATTGATGAAACCGCTTCCATCATTTCAAAAGGCCAAACAAACAGTGATAGCGATGATGCTTCTCAGTTTGGTATTCCACCGATTTATTTGCACCCTGATCCCTTAGAACGTGCTAATCTTGTACAATTAAAGAAGCTTAtggaacttgaaaaatataggAGATACCGCCTTAACTACCTACGTGAACATTCTCGTCATTTGAAACACGGAGATGTCAAGAAAGCTAGtaaaatgatgaaaaaagGGAGTTCGaaatttgcaaagaaattggaCCTCAAGTCCATTCCGGAAACTAGAAGGAATAAGAGTGGCACTTTTGGAATTAGCTTGTTAGACACAGTCCCTGATGACGAACCCGAAACTGTCAAGCCAATTGATACTAATACAGTTTCTAAACTAAAGTTCAATGatacaaaaaatgaaagcGCAAATTTTGATGTACCCTCTAAGTTGAGAAGCTTCAATCCAACTTCAGAAGCAACTACAGAAATGCCTGAAGATAATACCACCAAACCCGTTGGTGGCGAGGAACCTACGAAGAATGCTTTTAAGTCAAATAATGTTGGAGAtaaatcttttgaagatCAACCATCTGGTGCATTTACCTTTAAACCCTTGGCATCTCAGGAAAAATCGGGGATTAACCAAGAAGCAGAGTCACTCTCCTTTGCTAAACCTAGCACTGCTGTCACTAATGAAATGACCAAATCTAAGCCACTCAGCTTTGGTGGATTGGGTGGGGTACACTCGCCGGTCGCTGTGATTGAGGCAGACACTGAACCTAAGGCAAAGTCAAGTCTAATGGAAAAAGATGCTGGTATTGATTCAACAAACccaaaagaaataaaacCTTTCCTAAGTGCCCAGGAGCATCCTTTCGTCAAAGACTTGAAAAATGGGAGTGCTTCCATCGACAATAAACCTTCTTTGTTTGGAtccaaagatgaaaataagCCAACCgcattttcctttaatcCTCCTCCATCGAATGCTTTGTCA
The Pichia kudriavzevii chromosome 2, complete sequence DNA segment above includes these coding regions:
- a CDS encoding uncharacterized protein (PKUD0B04060; similar to Saccharomyces cerevisiae YJR136C (TTI2); ancestral locus Anc_4.368), whose translation is MDEVLRRDWKWWKDDASLEDWKKQELVVSKCEDLLAECSKHEEPRGMIKTASKFYFSDESLAPWASSKSRDIARDFIDKYEGDVLLHDTIVSELHTVLTEMKKRNLSTSTTPSGYRKTSQIKINEKLIGASYTQTLDKMSEFKEMYVASIGYLNVLIHHFNIKDNWRIILPLLLTFLDDTDLLVKREACLTLNLLCRRLSEEQSETNIIFQSQTLPLFRRALQPLILAIPSMTSESKSVVILPIAYDTVLRLYKLAIPNELEYYTTLSSMLNDSILPSLGKCKDYVRLSTALCLVLEKFLDYCGEYAIVVAKPTVYTILTILMDPYVAHAPPIVELFIDLVQRCIGQVPSQRRTKYLYDIKGCMGTLRRRMSDDLMSDFIGEKMETLIDSVNK